A region from the Salicibibacter cibarius genome encodes:
- a CDS encoding DUF4097 family beta strand repeat-containing protein, translating to MQEERKMILQMVEDGKISPEDGSKLIKALSSGKEKETTTSSATTRKSKEEDKTETSGSTDLSTRIDWDKSNRHHDESWKNYREERDAKGSPFSEGARWFTEFVDSAVHKIKELDLDFNFGSAQEINHIFQHTNMQERVFELSLENGSVDIQPWDGADGKIECSAKVYKAESEEDARRIFLEDTVFETVEEVLHFYTKSKKIKLQATVYVPRERFEKLSLYTFNGHLNMNGLNSIALSAKVVNGTINMEDVRADVLEVETVNGSIDLDGATSERADLRTVHGSIDINGNIEDIDAESVNGSVNCHFNGKEGGHVSLTATTGSVFLAVPEDIRTEGKLKTNVGNYHWKLPNVEVLDEKRDFIQKTLTFVSNPDKSTVLRVDAGTKTGSVSVKTDNR from the coding sequence ATGCAAGAAGAACGTAAAATGATTCTGCAGATGGTGGAAGATGGCAAAATCAGTCCGGAAGATGGAAGTAAGTTGATTAAGGCATTGTCATCGGGGAAAGAAAAAGAGACGACGACAAGTTCGGCAACAACGCGCAAAAGCAAAGAAGAAGATAAAACCGAAACGTCCGGCAGTACGGATTTAAGCACGAGGATTGATTGGGATAAAAGTAATCGCCATCACGATGAATCATGGAAAAACTACCGTGAAGAACGGGATGCAAAAGGGTCCCCTTTTTCTGAAGGTGCGCGCTGGTTTACGGAATTTGTGGATTCGGCGGTTCATAAAATCAAAGAGCTCGACCTCGACTTCAATTTTGGCTCTGCGCAGGAAATCAATCATATTTTTCAACACACGAACATGCAGGAGCGAGTTTTTGAATTGTCGCTGGAAAATGGATCGGTTGATATTCAACCATGGGATGGAGCAGATGGAAAAATCGAGTGTAGCGCCAAAGTCTACAAGGCGGAAAGCGAAGAGGATGCCCGACGTATTTTTCTTGAAGACACGGTGTTTGAGACCGTTGAGGAAGTGCTCCACTTTTATACAAAATCGAAAAAAATCAAATTGCAGGCCACGGTATATGTGCCGCGTGAACGCTTTGAAAAACTATCGTTGTATACGTTTAACGGCCATTTGAACATGAATGGGCTAAACAGTATAGCTTTGTCGGCGAAAGTCGTAAACGGAACCATTAACATGGAAGACGTTCGTGCCGATGTGCTTGAAGTGGAAACGGTCAATGGTTCCATTGACCTTGACGGGGCAACAAGCGAGCGTGCCGATTTGCGCACCGTACATGGAAGCATTGATATTAATGGAAACATTGAAGATATTGATGCCGAATCCGTGAATGGTTCCGTTAATTGCCACTTTAACGGCAAAGAAGGCGGCCATGTTTCGTTAACGGCAACGACCGGCTCTGTTTTCCTCGCTGTTCCGGAAGACATTCGCACGGAAGGAAAATTGAAAACAAATGTCGGGAACTACCATTGGAAACTTCCAAATGTCGAAGTGCTTGATGAAAAACGGGATTTTATCCAAAAAACATTAACGTTCGTTTCCAACCCGGATAAATCAACCGTATTACGGGTGGACGCCGGCACGAAAACAGGGTCCGTATCGGTGAAAACCGATAATCGTTAA
- the uvrA gene encoding excinuclease ABC subunit UvrA, which produces MANESISIKGARSHNLKGVDLTIPRDKLIVFTGLSGSGKSSLAFDTIYAEGQRRYVESLSSYARQFLGQMDKPDVDSIEGLSPAISIDQKTTSQNPRSTVGTVTEIYDYLRLLFARVGVPYCPNHNIPITSQSVQQMIDQLMGYPERTRIQILAPLEAERKGTHVKVFEDLKKKGFVRVRVNGEIRDLSEDISLEKNKKHTIEVVIDRVIIKEGVESRLSGSLETGLEESGGRVLIDVIDGGEVLFNQHHACPYCGFSVDELEPRLFSFNNPSGACPTCDGIGSKLETDEELVIPNPSLTLRQHAILPWMPTSSDYYPQLLAAACEHFGIDMDVPFEQLSRQDQKIILHGNRKEQIHFRHENEFGNVRERKIYFEGVLKNVSRRYYSTSSDYTREQMEQFMVRKACQACGGHRLKDEALAVLLNGKHIGEVTDLSIDRAKAYMGTLDLSEKEMQIARLIIQEINNRLGFLSNVGIDYLNMSRMAGTLSGGEAQRIRLATQIGSALMGVLYILDEPSIGLHQRDNMRLIHTLENMRDLGNTVIVVEHDEDTMLAADHIVDIGPGAGLQGGYITAEGSPQTIREHPESLTGNYLSGKKFIPLPTSRRPTTKRKLTVKGADGNNLKNIDVDLPLGVFNAVTGVSGSGKSTLINEILRKSLSKKLHRAKEKPAKHKEIKGMEELDFVVNIDQSPIGRTPRSNPATYTGVFDYIREVFAMTNEAKVRGYKKGRFSFNVKGGRCETCRGDGIIKIEMHFLPDVYVECEECGGKRYNRETLDIRYKGKDIAEVLEMTVDEGVEFFENIPRINRKLQTLKDVGLGYIKLGQQATTLSGGEAQRVKLASQLHRRTTGRSLYILDEPTTGLHMDDIRRLLQVLQRLVNNGDTVIVIEHNLDVIKTVDHIIDLGPEGGDGGGEIVATGTPEAVANVEHSYTARFLKPILERENERMEALEKNEAVVK; this is translated from the coding sequence ATGGCCAATGAGAGTATCAGCATAAAAGGAGCGCGTTCCCATAACCTGAAAGGGGTAGATCTTACGATTCCCCGAGATAAGTTGATCGTTTTTACCGGGCTATCGGGCTCGGGTAAGTCGTCGTTGGCGTTTGACACGATTTATGCCGAAGGGCAAAGGCGATACGTGGAATCGTTATCTTCCTATGCGCGGCAATTTTTGGGACAGATGGATAAACCGGATGTAGATTCGATCGAAGGACTATCCCCGGCCATATCCATTGACCAAAAAACGACAAGCCAAAACCCGCGCTCTACAGTGGGGACGGTCACGGAAATCTATGATTATTTACGGTTATTATTTGCGCGTGTCGGTGTTCCGTATTGCCCGAACCATAACATTCCCATTACGTCGCAAAGCGTCCAGCAAATGATTGACCAATTGATGGGTTATCCCGAACGGACGCGCATTCAAATTCTCGCTCCCTTGGAAGCCGAACGAAAGGGCACGCATGTAAAAGTCTTTGAGGATTTAAAGAAAAAAGGATTTGTGCGCGTACGTGTGAACGGGGAGATCCGCGATTTGTCCGAAGACATTTCCTTGGAAAAAAATAAGAAACATACTATTGAAGTCGTCATTGATCGGGTAATTATAAAAGAGGGAGTGGAATCCCGTCTCTCCGGGTCACTGGAAACAGGGTTGGAAGAATCGGGGGGGCGCGTCCTTATTGATGTCATCGACGGGGGAGAAGTATTGTTTAACCAACATCACGCTTGTCCGTATTGCGGATTTTCCGTTGATGAATTGGAGCCAAGGTTGTTTTCTTTTAACAATCCTTCCGGTGCTTGTCCGACCTGTGACGGCATTGGTTCCAAGCTGGAAACCGATGAAGAGTTGGTTATCCCGAACCCATCTCTTACCTTGCGCCAGCATGCCATCCTTCCATGGATGCCGACAAGTTCCGATTATTACCCGCAACTGCTCGCTGCCGCTTGTGAACATTTTGGGATCGATATGGATGTGCCGTTTGAGCAACTGTCCAGACAGGATCAAAAAATTATACTGCATGGCAACCGAAAAGAGCAGATTCATTTTCGGCATGAGAATGAGTTCGGCAATGTAAGGGAACGCAAAATCTATTTTGAAGGCGTGTTGAAAAACGTATCCAGACGATACTACTCTACCTCATCGGATTATACGCGTGAACAGATGGAGCAGTTTATGGTCCGGAAGGCTTGTCAAGCTTGCGGGGGTCATCGCCTAAAAGATGAAGCGCTTGCCGTTTTGCTCAATGGGAAGCACATCGGTGAAGTGACAGACCTGTCCATCGACAGGGCTAAAGCCTACATGGGAACGCTAGATTTATCGGAAAAAGAGATGCAGATTGCCCGCCTTATCATCCAGGAAATTAACAACCGACTAGGATTTTTGAGCAACGTGGGCATCGATTATTTGAATATGAGCCGAATGGCCGGGACCTTGTCCGGCGGGGAAGCCCAACGAATCCGGCTGGCTACCCAAATCGGTTCCGCGTTAATGGGGGTTCTTTATATCCTTGATGAACCTTCCATCGGTTTGCATCAGCGTGATAATATGCGCTTAATCCACACGCTTGAAAACATGCGTGACCTAGGAAACACGGTTATCGTCGTTGAACATGATGAAGATACGATGCTCGCGGCGGATCATATTGTGGACATCGGCCCCGGCGCAGGTTTGCAAGGAGGATATATTACTGCAGAAGGATCGCCGCAAACCATTCGTGAACATCCCGAATCCTTAACAGGCAACTACTTATCCGGGAAAAAATTTATACCATTACCGACAAGTCGCCGACCAACGACAAAGCGCAAACTTACGGTCAAAGGTGCGGACGGGAATAATTTGAAAAATATCGATGTTGATCTTCCCCTCGGTGTTTTTAATGCCGTTACCGGCGTTTCCGGTTCCGGTAAAAGCACACTCATTAATGAGATACTGCGAAAATCCCTCTCCAAGAAATTGCACCGGGCAAAAGAAAAGCCCGCGAAGCACAAAGAAATCAAGGGCATGGAGGAACTCGATTTCGTCGTGAACATTGATCAGTCACCGATCGGACGTACACCACGCTCCAATCCGGCGACGTACACCGGTGTATTTGATTATATCCGTGAAGTATTTGCCATGACCAACGAAGCAAAAGTGCGCGGCTATAAAAAAGGACGTTTCAGCTTTAACGTAAAGGGTGGGCGTTGCGAAACATGCCGGGGAGATGGCATTATAAAGATAGAGATGCACTTTTTGCCTGATGTATACGTGGAATGTGAAGAGTGCGGCGGCAAACGTTACAACCGGGAGACGTTGGATATCCGCTATAAAGGAAAAGATATTGCGGAAGTACTGGAAATGACTGTTGACGAAGGGGTGGAATTCTTTGAGAACATCCCCAGAATCAACCGGAAACTGCAAACGTTGAAAGATGTAGGTCTCGGGTATATTAAACTTGGGCAACAGGCAACAACGCTTTCCGGTGGGGAAGCCCAGCGGGTAAAATTGGCCTCCCAACTGCATCGGCGCACGACCGGCCGCTCCCTTTACATTTTGGATGAACCGACGACCGGCCTTCATATGGATGATATCCGCCGGCTATTGCAAGTGTTGCAGCGCCTCGTTAATAATGGAGATACAGTTATCGTTATCGAACACAACCTGGACGTCATTAAAACAGTGGACCATATTATTGATCTCGGGCCAGAAGGTGGTGATGGTGGCGGTGAGATCGTCGCAACAGGCACCCCCGAGGCAGTCGCTAACGTTGAACACTCCTATACAGCACGTTTTTTAAAGCCGATTTTAGAGCGGGAAAACGAACGAATGGAAGCGTTGGAAAAGAATGAAGCCGTCGTCAAGTGA
- the uvrB gene encoding excinuclease ABC subunit UvrB — MPQTFSLESVYQPEGDQPKAIEKIAEGIKADKKHQVLLGATGTGKTFTVSNVIQEVNKPTLVMAHNKTLAGQLYSEFKSFFPNNAVEYFVSYYDYYQPEAYVPQSDTFIEKDASINDEIDKLRHSATSALFERNDVIIIASVSCIYGLGSPEEYRDLVVSLRKGMEKGRDELLNNLVDVQYDRNDINFTRGTFRVRGDVVEIFPASRDEHCIRVEFFGDEIDRMTEVDALTGEVLGERNHVAIFPASHFVTREQKMKKAIVNIEQELAERLQELKSRDKLVEAQRLEQRTRYDIEMMQEMGFCSGIENYSRHLTFREPGEAPYTLLDFFPDDFLMIIDESHATLPQVRGMYNGDRARKQVLVDHGFRLPSAMDNRPLKFEEFEKRVSQAVYVSATPGPYEEEKAPEVVEQIIRPTGLLDPKVSVRPIEGQIDDLIGEINDRQTKNERVLVTTLTKKMAEDLTDYLKEVGIKVKYLHSDVKTLDRLEIVRQLRLGDFDCLVGINLLREGLDIPEVSLVAILDADKEGFLRAERSLIQTMGRAARHEDGQVIMYADKETRSMEVAINETKRRRGIQEAYNEKHGITPKTIEKAVPEAIQATVAAEDEVSFSTPKDKKMTKDEKNRLIDQIEEEMKDAAKQLDFERAAELRDTMIELKGKKTS; from the coding sequence TTGCCACAAACGTTTTCACTTGAATCTGTTTATCAACCCGAAGGGGATCAACCTAAAGCGATAGAAAAAATAGCAGAAGGAATTAAGGCAGACAAGAAACACCAAGTGTTGTTGGGAGCAACGGGAACGGGCAAAACATTTACGGTGTCAAACGTGATTCAGGAAGTGAACAAACCGACGCTTGTCATGGCACACAATAAAACACTCGCCGGTCAGCTGTACAGCGAATTTAAATCATTTTTTCCCAATAATGCTGTCGAGTATTTCGTCAGTTATTACGATTACTATCAACCGGAAGCCTACGTCCCGCAGTCGGATACATTTATTGAAAAAGATGCCAGCATCAACGATGAAATCGATAAACTACGGCACTCTGCGACGAGCGCGTTATTTGAACGCAATGACGTCATCATTATCGCCAGTGTCTCTTGTATCTATGGACTGGGTTCGCCGGAAGAATACCGCGATTTGGTCGTTTCCCTTCGTAAGGGGATGGAAAAAGGAAGAGATGAACTTTTAAATAATCTCGTCGATGTGCAATATGATCGTAACGATATTAATTTTACAAGAGGGACTTTCCGCGTTCGCGGGGATGTTGTGGAAATTTTCCCGGCTTCCCGGGATGAACATTGCATTCGTGTGGAATTTTTTGGAGATGAGATTGACCGGATGACCGAAGTGGATGCACTAACGGGAGAAGTGCTTGGCGAACGCAACCATGTTGCGATTTTTCCGGCTTCCCACTTCGTTACGCGCGAACAAAAAATGAAAAAAGCGATCGTCAATATCGAGCAAGAGTTGGCCGAACGGCTTCAGGAACTGAAAAGCCGGGATAAGCTTGTGGAGGCGCAGCGCCTGGAACAGCGTACCCGCTACGATATTGAAATGATGCAAGAAATGGGCTTTTGCTCCGGGATTGAAAACTATTCCAGGCATTTAACGTTTCGTGAACCGGGCGAAGCGCCGTACACGCTCCTGGATTTCTTTCCGGATGATTTTCTTATGATCATCGACGAATCCCACGCGACGCTGCCGCAAGTGAGAGGCATGTATAATGGTGACCGGGCGCGAAAACAAGTATTGGTCGACCACGGATTTCGGTTGCCTTCGGCAATGGACAACCGTCCGTTAAAATTCGAGGAGTTTGAAAAGCGCGTGTCGCAAGCAGTCTACGTTTCCGCAACTCCCGGTCCCTACGAAGAGGAGAAAGCACCGGAGGTGGTCGAACAGATCATTCGCCCGACCGGGTTGCTTGATCCGAAGGTGAGCGTGCGGCCGATCGAAGGGCAGATCGATGATTTAATCGGCGAGATTAACGATCGGCAGACAAAAAATGAACGTGTGTTAGTGACCACGCTTACGAAGAAAATGGCGGAAGACCTGACGGACTATTTAAAAGAAGTCGGCATTAAAGTGAAATATTTACACTCGGATGTAAAAACGCTGGATCGCTTGGAAATTGTTCGCCAACTTCGTCTCGGTGATTTTGATTGTCTTGTCGGTATCAACCTTTTGCGTGAAGGATTGGATATTCCGGAAGTCTCGCTCGTGGCGATTTTGGACGCAGATAAAGAAGGGTTTTTGCGCGCTGAACGGTCCTTGATCCAAACGATGGGGCGTGCGGCACGTCATGAGGATGGACAAGTGATCATGTATGCCGATAAGGAAACGCGATCGATGGAAGTCGCGATAAACGAGACAAAAAGACGACGGGGTATTCAAGAAGCGTATAATGAAAAGCATGGCATTACACCGAAAACCATTGAAAAAGCGGTGCCAGAGGCGATACAAGCTACGGTAGCCGCAGAAGATGAAGTGAGTTTCTCAACGCCGAAAGACAAGAAAATGACGAAGGACGAAAAGAATCGTTTAATCGACCAAATAGAGGAGGAAATGAAAGATGCCGCGAAGCAACTTGACTTTGAACGTGCCGCGGAACTTCGCGATACGATGATTGAATTAAAGGGAAAGAAAACATCATAA
- a CDS encoding PDZ domain-containing protein — MDHWFIDLVIGIGSFFIHPLTYIGLLAMIGIGYRRLKRERKMFHMSTGSVGKDVFHRLLPGVLAGVVLSVVALASGIVLTPEFLLTTTATYLVLIIVGGAGFASPAYALGLALLLSYFLPFGGGTSVDPLPVLIIIGSLLFIEGVFMRLQSKREQFSPLRLRSKRGKWVGGQRLDRMWLIPVCIFIPGETFVAGDWWPLLPVTDDVSMLLVPFLVGFRLTTLGQRMKIKIKSAGTRMIGFGALLFVGAALVMYLPGWVWLPVVLIAIIGRMLLQFYEYVSDRRKDYYFVPKNDGIVILSVLPESPGEKMGLLPGEIVTKVHGNPIHTEWNFYQQLQINPAYGRIEVIDANGERRVEKAALYDNQHHELGLLFLHPNEESWEDE, encoded by the coding sequence ATGGATCATTGGTTTATAGATCTAGTGATTGGTATAGGAAGCTTCTTTATTCACCCGTTGACCTATATCGGTTTATTGGCAATGATAGGCATTGGCTATCGCCGTTTAAAAAGGGAAAGAAAGATGTTTCATATGTCCACCGGCTCTGTTGGGAAAGACGTTTTTCACCGTCTATTACCGGGGGTATTGGCAGGAGTTGTTTTATCGGTTGTTGCATTGGCGTCCGGTATTGTGCTTACCCCGGAATTCCTATTGACAACGACAGCAACCTATCTTGTGCTGATTATTGTCGGGGGCGCGGGATTTGCCTCTCCTGCCTATGCATTGGGGTTAGCGTTGCTTCTGTCCTATTTTCTGCCTTTCGGCGGCGGAACGTCTGTAGACCCATTACCCGTCCTTATCATCATCGGGTCATTGCTATTTATTGAAGGGGTGTTCATGCGCTTACAGTCAAAGCGCGAGCAGTTTTCACCCCTTCGTTTACGCAGCAAAAGGGGGAAATGGGTCGGAGGTCAACGCCTTGATCGAATGTGGCTCATCCCCGTGTGCATATTCATTCCCGGTGAAACGTTCGTAGCGGGAGATTGGTGGCCATTACTCCCGGTTACGGATGATGTATCAATGCTCCTGGTGCCTTTTCTCGTTGGATTTCGTCTAACGACGCTCGGGCAGCGCATGAAAATAAAAATAAAAAGTGCCGGAACGAGAATGATAGGATTTGGGGCGCTGTTATTTGTTGGCGCTGCTCTAGTGATGTACCTCCCCGGATGGGTGTGGTTGCCAGTCGTGCTTATCGCGATTATCGGTCGGATGCTTTTGCAGTTCTACGAGTACGTTAGCGATCGGAGGAAAGATTATTATTTTGTACCGAAAAATGATGGCATCGTCATTCTCAGTGTATTACCGGAATCCCCGGGTGAGAAAATGGGTCTTCTGCCCGGAGAAATTGTGACAAAGGTGCATGGCAATCCCATCCATACGGAATGGAATTTTTATCAGCAATTACAGATCAATCCGGCATATGGCCGTATTGAAGTGATCGACGCCAATGGGGAGCGGCGCGTAGAGAAAGCGGCTTTGTATGACAATCAACATCATGAGCTGGGCTTGTTATTTTTGCATCCTAACGAGGAATCATGGGAAGATGAATAA
- a CDS encoding S41 family peptidase produces the protein MNVSGKWLVILASAVIIAGSGGVIAGVSIGEEGQSQNRTPQMDEENGEISSEEGWEKVHQAHDLIVEQYIDDVDESTLYEGAIEGMLDELDDPYSVYMDQETAGQFEESLDSEFEGIGAEVNMVNENVTIVSPIQGSPAEEAGLMPDDQILEIDGDSTEGQSLNEAVMDIRGEKGTSVTLTIERPSSSDPFEVEVERDAIPMETVESRTIDRDGETIGLLEVISFSAETAQEFEDELNALESEGIDGLLIDVRDNPGGYLNSVQDIGSLLLPEGETIVQIEQPDGEVIATPSTLEEEKDYPMAVLINQGSASASEILAAALHEAGEYDLIGDTTFGKGTVQQGYQFEDGSEMNLSMSRWLTSDGNNIHEEGVEPTIEESQPDYFYTAALAVDETLTFDDNNDQVGNAQHILEGLGFDPGRTDGYFDEQTEEAVAAFQQETDDLEESGEIDEETAQHLHSAIVDEIRDDENDRQLDTAISHLVSEVS, from the coding sequence ATGAACGTTAGCGGAAAATGGCTCGTTATCTTAGCGAGTGCGGTCATCATAGCCGGATCCGGAGGGGTGATCGCGGGAGTCTCTATCGGCGAAGAGGGACAAAGCCAAAATCGTACTCCGCAAATGGATGAAGAAAACGGTGAAATTTCATCAGAAGAAGGTTGGGAAAAAGTTCATCAAGCACACGACTTGATTGTGGAACAATATATCGATGATGTTGACGAAAGCACCTTATATGAAGGTGCAATCGAAGGAATGTTAGACGAACTGGATGATCCCTATTCCGTCTATATGGATCAGGAAACAGCGGGTCAGTTTGAGGAATCGTTGGACAGTGAATTTGAAGGCATCGGTGCGGAAGTTAACATGGTGAATGAGAATGTAACGATTGTTTCTCCGATTCAGGGCTCACCGGCAGAAGAAGCCGGGTTAATGCCGGATGACCAAATTTTGGAGATAGATGGAGATTCAACGGAAGGCCAATCTTTGAATGAAGCGGTGATGGACATTCGCGGGGAGAAAGGCACTTCCGTGACGTTGACAATTGAACGTCCCTCTTCTTCCGATCCATTTGAAGTCGAAGTGGAGCGTGACGCGATCCCGATGGAAACCGTCGAAAGCCGAACGATTGACCGGGATGGAGAGACCATCGGTTTACTCGAAGTTATTTCTTTTTCCGCGGAAACAGCCCAAGAATTTGAAGATGAATTGAATGCACTGGAATCTGAGGGCATTGATGGATTGCTCATTGATGTTCGCGATAATCCGGGCGGATACTTGAACAGTGTTCAGGATATTGGTAGTTTGCTGCTCCCTGAAGGGGAGACGATCGTACAAATTGAGCAACCTGACGGGGAGGTGATCGCCACTCCTTCTACGCTCGAGGAAGAAAAAGATTATCCAATGGCGGTGCTCATTAATCAAGGTAGCGCTTCTGCTTCGGAAATATTGGCAGCTGCTCTGCATGAAGCGGGAGAATATGACCTTATTGGCGATACAACGTTTGGCAAGGGGACGGTACAACAAGGATATCAATTCGAAGATGGCAGTGAAATGAATTTATCAATGTCGAGATGGTTGACTTCCGACGGCAACAATATTCATGAAGAAGGCGTGGAGCCGACGATTGAGGAAAGCCAACCGGATTACTTCTATACAGCCGCGCTTGCTGTAGATGAGACGCTCACGTTTGATGACAACAATGATCAAGTGGGCAACGCGCAACATATTTTAGAGGGATTGGGTTTTGATCCGGGCAGAACCGATGGATATTTTGATGAGCAAACAGAAGAAGCGGTGGCTGCTTTCCAACAAGAGACGGACGATTTGGAGGAAAGCGGGGAGATTGATGAAGAGACTGCCCAGCACCTTCATAGCGCAATTGTGGATGAGATTCGTGACGATGAAAATGATCGCCAATTGGATACGGCAATCAGTCATTTAGTTAGTGAAGTGTCCTAA